In Cicer arietinum cultivar CDC Frontier isolate Library 1 chromosome 7, Cicar.CDCFrontier_v2.0, whole genome shotgun sequence, a single window of DNA contains:
- the LOC140918748 gene encoding uncharacterized protein: MKGVLRFGKKGKLSPRFIGPFGVLERVEPVAYRLALPPDLSGVHPVFHISMLRKYLHDPSHVINHEDVQLDESLSYVEHPVVILDRQVRRLRSTNIVSVKVLWHDPSGEETTWEPEEVIRAKYPHLC, from the coding sequence ATGAAAGGAGTGTTGCGGTTTGGTAAAAAGGGGAAACTAAGCCCAAGGTTCATTGGACCATTTGGAGTTTTAGAGAGAGTCGAACCAGTAGCATATCGCTTGGCACTTCCACCAGATCTCTCGGGAGTTCATCCAGTTTTTCATATTTCGATGCTTCGGAAGTATCTTCATGATCCTTCTCATGTGATTAATCATGAAGACGTACAGTTAGATGAAAGTCTATCATACGTTGAACATCCAGTAGTTATATTAGATCGCCAAGTGAGACGTTTACGCTCAACGAATATCGTTTCAGTAAAAGTCCTTTGGCATGATCCATCTGGTGAAGAAACTACTTGGGAACCCGAAGAAGTCATTCGTGCAAAGTACCCACACTTATGTTGA